In Nonomuraea sp. NBC_00507, the following are encoded in one genomic region:
- a CDS encoding helix-turn-helix transcriptional regulator, whose amino-acid sequence MDDLAGFLRTRRSRVDPAGAGIPVDSRRRVQGLRREEVAHLSGVSVDYYVRLEQGRATQPSEQVLDALARVLGLDDTERGHLYRLARQRRRKAKSPTGRLRPELPRVLDLITDAPALIVDHRLDAAAGNRLAELLYGRPVKGLNTARHIFLEETERGLYADWDQCTRDVVGHLRLAAGKYPEDPRLASLIGELAMGSERFRRLWARADVRARTYGRKAYRHPLVGELDLHQENFALPDESGMELLVLSAAPGSPSADALRLLSGLDADGDVRPTAQPQLGR is encoded by the coding sequence GGCATCCCGGTCGACAGCCGCCGCCGGGTCCAAGGGCTGCGCCGCGAAGAGGTCGCGCACCTGTCCGGGGTCAGCGTCGACTACTACGTGCGCCTCGAGCAGGGCCGCGCCACACAGCCCTCGGAGCAGGTGCTCGACGCACTCGCGCGGGTCCTCGGGCTCGACGACACCGAACGCGGGCACCTCTACCGGCTGGCCCGGCAGCGGCGCCGGAAGGCGAAGTCGCCCACCGGGCGGCTGCGCCCGGAACTGCCGCGGGTCCTGGACCTGATCACCGACGCGCCCGCGCTCATCGTCGACCACCGCCTCGACGCCGCCGCCGGTAACCGCCTCGCCGAGCTGCTGTACGGCCGCCCCGTGAAAGGCCTGAACACGGCCCGGCACATCTTCCTGGAGGAGACCGAGCGCGGCCTGTACGCCGACTGGGATCAGTGCACCCGCGACGTGGTCGGGCACCTGCGCCTGGCGGCCGGCAAATATCCCGAGGATCCGCGCCTGGCCTCGTTGATAGGGGAGCTGGCGATGGGCAGCGAGCGCTTCCGGCGCCTGTGGGCCCGCGCGGACGTGCGGGCGCGGACCTACGGGCGCAAGGCTTACCGGCACCCCCTGGTCGGGGAACTGGACCTGCATCAGGAGAACTTCGCGCTGCCGGATGAATCGGGCATGGAGCTGCTGGTGCTCTCGGCGGCCCCCGGCAGCCCCTCCGCGGATGCCCTGCGCCTCCTGTCCGGCCTGGACGCCGATGGTGACGTGCGTCCCACAGCCCAACCACAGCTGGGTCGGTAA